In Cellulomonas sp. JZ18, the DNA window GGCGGCTCGATCGGCTCGCCGCCGACGCGGACGCCGCGGTGTCCGCCCTGAGCGCGCGACGGAACGAGCACGCGCAGGCGCGGGCGCAGCTCGCCGCGGACGTCGCGACGCTCGACGGGTACCGGTCGATGCTCGAGCAGGAGGAGACGCGGTACGCGGCGATGCCGCCGGGGGAGCAGGCGCGGTCGCGGCTGGGGTGGACCTGGCGGGACGGGACGCGGCTGCCCATGGCCGCGGCGTCGACGACGCTGGGTGCGGCGCGGGGGCTGCTGGTGCGGGACGAGGCGGAGATGGCCGTGCGGGCGGAGGCGCTGCGGGTGGCGGGGGAGGAGCTCGCCGCCGAGGAGGCGCGGGTGGAGGCGCTCGTGGCCGACGTGGAGGAGGTGCTGGGGCAGCTGGACCCGGGGACGTGACGGCGCGGTGCGTCGGTCAGCCGTCCCAGTGCCAGCCGTCGTCCGGTCGGTGTAGCCGTTAAGGACCAGGGCGGGCAGGGGGAGGCGGTGGAAGTCGGGAGAAACAACGCCGTGGGATCACGTCAGGGTGCGCCTCAACGGGGGATGGGCGCGTCGCTCCCATACGCGAACACGTGGGCGCTCAGCACGTCGACCTCGCGGCGAGGGTCGCCGAAGAACGCCGCAAGCCTGTGCGTGACCCGGGCGAACGGTCGCTCGCGTGCCTGACCTGCCTCGTTCCAGTTCGCGGCCGGCACGACCAGGAACAAGTGCTGCGCGTCCTGGGCGATGTGGACCTTCCAGAAGTCCTTCAGGTCGTGGTTGTTCGCGGTCGTGCCACCGCGTTCGACCTCAGCGATGATCCCTCGGCCCTGCGCGAGCGGAAACACGAAGTCTGGGCGGGCGCGCGTCACGAACCCGTCCTGCGGCGTCAGCACGACCTCCTCGTCGAACCCGATCTCGCGCACGAGCTCGCTGACGACGGCCTGCACCGCTGAGCTCGACGCGCGGTGCACGTGCACCCGGTCGATCGCGTCGCGCCGTTCCTCCAGGTGCCTCCGGAGTCTCTGAGCCAGCTCGTCCACGACGCCCATCTCGTCCGCCTCGGACCCCGTCAGCGCGCTGCGCACAAAGCGCGCGTGGCGGTCGGGCATGCACCCGAGCTTCCGTGGAAGCAGACGGAGAAGCTAGCTCCGATCGGGCGAAGTCGAGCACGTGATCAGCTGAGGAAGATCCGCTCCCGGTGCCAGTGCAGGTAGTCGAGGCGCGGAACGTACCCGCCCGGCATCGCGATGTGCGGGCGCAGGAATGGAGCATTGAACATCAGTCGTACCGCTGGGTTGCTCGACGAGGCCACGCGCACCGAGGTCACGACCTCGAGGTCGTCGCTCAACGTCAGGTCGCCGGCGTCGAATGCGGCGTCGTGCGTAGGGCAGGCGGCCACGCCGTTGCGGACGTCGCGCCGTTCGCGGTCGTCGCTCGACCGCCACGGTTTGATGTGGCTGGCGCGAAGGAGCGTGGGTCTCGAAGCGTCCTCGAGCGTGAAGCCGCAGAAGACGCACGCCCAGCCGCAGTTGATCAGCACGGCTTTCGCGAACCGGTGCTGGTCGATGCGCACACGAGCGAGCGCCTGCCGCTCGGACGGTCGCTCTGATCCGTCTTCCCGGTGCTGGTCGAGCCTCTCGCGGAACGCCACCTCGACAGCCGACTCGTCGATCTCGTCCTGGCCCAGCAGCTCGAACGCATCCGAGTGCTCGAGCTCGAGGAAGTCAGGGAGCTGCTGCGGCGTGACACCCGTCCGTCGAGCGGCCGCCAGGACGACCCGGTACAGCTCGAAGAGCCGGCCGTGGTCATCACGCAGCGCCTCCCACAGACGTTGGTCGCTCTTCCCGCCTCGGCTACGACCCCCTTCGAGGTTGGCCATCTTGGACGTGATGCTGGTGCGACGACGTCGGAACAGGCGCGCGAGCTCAGGGATCGGTGTCGGCCCCTTGGTCGCCAAGCCGCTGCCGTAGCTGACGTGTCCGAGTGCGACCATCCCAGCCGCGCACAGCAGGGTCTCCACGGGCAGGTAGTCGACCTGGTTCTCCCCTGGGCCGACCTCCTCGCGCACCAGGACCGAGCGCCACTGCGCTTCTGCGTCAGGCAGCGACAGGTCGAGGTAGTGCGAGATGTCGTACGGCACGTCTGGAACCTCCCCTGAGGAGATCGGCCACCGAGCCGCCCCTCTCGACGACCGTCACCCGGATGCGGGAGCCGACGGGTTCACCAGCGACCGCAGGTGCTCCCGCGTCTCGTCATCGACGGAGTAGAGGACGGTGCCGACCATCCCTCGGGTGAGCAGCACCTTGTAGACGTGCCGCACGAGCCGGTCGAAGGTCGCGTCGTCGACGGACTTCCGCGACCGGAAGTCTGGGTCCTTGTTGTGCTCGCGCTGCGCGACCCACTGGCCGTCCCGCCACACCAGGTCCGGGCCGAGGATGACTCCGTTCCATGAGTACTCGAAGCCCTGTGCGGTGTAGACGCACCCGACCTGACCGAACCCACCCTCGCCGGTGGCCCAGAGGGCGGAAGGGGGCGCACCACCGACGGAGCGGTCTCCGCGTAGGTTCCAGGGCCGTCGCCACGTGCCGATGACGACGTCGTCCACAAGGGTGCCGTCCGGGCGCGGGTCACTCCACGGCCAGCAGTAGCCGGCGGTCATGCGCGCATTGAGACCCTTGTCGAGCTGCGCCTGCAGGCGCTCCTCGAGCTGCTCAGGGGTATCGACGACCTCGACGCTGAAGCGGTCCTCGTCGTACCACGCGACTGCGCCTTCGCCGCGCAGTCCGAGGAGCCGAAGGACCCAGTCGAGGTAGGCGTCGCTGCCGCCGGCGCGGAACTGCGCGTTTAGGTCGACGTGGCGCACCTGGAGGCCGCGAGCCGCGGCGTGCTGCTCGATCTCCGGTACCGATCCCATCTCGCCGGGGCGCACGACCTGGAACTGGTCCAGCAGGAAGACGGGGACCCGGGCGGCGTCGAAGAGCTCCTCGATCTGAGGACGGGCCGCCGCGCGCACCTCCTTACGCGTGTACCGGTTGACCGAGGTGACCCGGAGGCGGTGCGCCTCGTCGAGGATGAGGACGTCCAACCCGTTCTTCTCCGCGCTCATGAAGCTGTTGAAGTAGGCGAAGAGGTTCCGCGTCCGAGGGGATCCCTTGCCCGCCACCTGGCGGAGGGTCTGCGTGAAGGACCGTGAGCCGGTCGCGTGCATCACCGTACGACCCTGCCGGGCCAGCTCGCCCAGCAGCGAGAGTGCGATGACGCTCTTCCCGCTTCCCGGGCCGCCCGCGATCACCACCGCGGTCTTGTGGTTCGCCTCGCGCGCTCGTCGCACCTCCGCGAGGACGAGCTCGTACGCGACGCGCTGCTCGTCGAGGAGCACGAAGTGCTCACGCTCACGGACCTCCTGCGCTGCGACCGACAGCAGCTGCCTAGACGGGGCGATCTGCGAGGTCAGCAGGTCGTCTGCGGCTCGCGCCCCGGACTCGCTCGACAGCCGTGAGCGCAACCAGTCGTGGAGCTCGCCGCGGCGGTTCCCCGTGAAGATCGGCGACCGTGCGCCCGACTCGGCGCGTCGGAGATCGGCGACGCTCGCCTCGGAGGCGTTGTGGAGGTAGGCGGCGCCTCGCACCGCCTCGTCGTCGTCGGCGAGGACGCGCACGAAGTCACGGAGGTAGTCGACGTAGCCATCGACCTGCAGTGCCGGGTGCAGCGCGGGCCGGTAGGGCGCACCGGGGACGTCCACGAGGCCGCTGCTCTCGGGCCAGGCGCGGGCGCTGGACCACTGCTTGAGCTCGAGCACGACGTACGAGTTGCGGCCGGTGCGCGGGTGGACCCCGGCGAGGATGACGTCCGCGCGCTTGCTGGTAAGAGGAAGGCGCGCTTCGAGCAGCACGTGGACGCCGTCGAGGCCGGCCTCGCGCAGGTCGTTGGCCAGGACGGGTAGTGAGGACCGCCAGGAACGGCGCTCGCCCTCGTTGGCTGCACCGACTCCTTCGTGGTGGAGGAACCGCGCGAGGTGCTCCTCGATGATGGACGGGCCGGCATCGACCTCGGCAGCAAGTTCGATGGCACTGCGACGCAGCGCATGCACGTGGACGTCCCCCAGGCAGCACGAATGAACGTGCGGGGGACATGTCTTCCCGACTAGGGGAGAAGTCCGTCGATCCGCTGACGGAGGAAAGGTAACCGCTGTCGCCGTCGCAGGTGCGCACCTAGCGCACCAAGCGCGTCTCAGCGCCGCGGCTCGACCCCGTCCGGATCGGTTTGGCGGCGGGGCGAGCTCAGTGGCCGGCTGCCGCCCTGCGCGGCATCACCGCGGCGCCAGCACCGCCACCCCGTAGGCCTCGGCCGCCTCCGCGAGCCGCTCGTCGTACGTGACCATCCCCTCCAGCTCGTCCCCGAGCTCGAGCGCGGCGGCCAGGTGGATCGCGTCCAGCGACCTGAGCGTGGCGGGTTCCAGCCGTCCGGCGACGTCGAACACCCGCGGAGTGGCCTGCAGGAGCACGAGCGCGTCGAGCACCGCGTGCGCCTGGACGGCGGCCTCGGGTGTGGCGCGGCGCACGGCGCGCATCAGCTCCGTGCGCACGAGGTCGCAGGCGACCGGCGTCGTCCCGTGCTGCCGCCACCACGTCCGGAGCGCGTCGGTCTCGGGCTCCTCGACGACGAGCTTCACCAGCGCCGAGGTGTCGAGGTAGTGGGCCACGCGTCAGCGCTCGTCGTCGCGCATGTCGGCGAGCGTGTCGGACAGCGACGGCTGCCCGGCTCGGGCCGGCCGGGGCGCGGGCAGTTCAGCGAGGTCGCCACGGGCGGGGCGGGCCGCGCCGGACTTGACCAGACGGGCGAGCGGGGACGCGGGGATCGGGGTGAGCTGAGCGGCCGGCCGGCCGCGGTCGGTCACGGTGACCGTCTCACCGGCCGCCACGCGTGCGACGACGGCGGAGGCGTTCTGCTTGAGCTCGCGGATCCCGACGCTCGCCATGTGCTACATCGTAGCCCTGCGGTCGTGGCAGGCGTCGGGGTGAACGCCCCGACGTCCCCTTGACCGGTCGCGACGCCCCGCGCTGCGATGGTGCGCTGTGCCCCGCAGGACCGTCGCCCTCGCCGTGCTCGCCCTGGTCGTGGCGTCGGCGACCGCCTGCGCCGGCCCTGCCCCGGGGGCGGGGTCCACGGGACCGCCGGTCCCGTCGCGAGCAGCAGACGCCCCGGGCTCACCGATGGACGTCACCCCGCTCCCCGTCGTCGTCCCCACCTTCACCGCGTGCGGCACGGATCCCGCGGACGACTCCCGCACCAACCTCCGCCCACGCGTCCTGACCCCCGCCGACGCGCACGTCGACCCCGACCGCTACGGCGAGATCCCCGTGGACGGTCCCCTCCTCGTCGAGGACGCCGGTGACCTGCTGCTCGTCGACGGGCGGATCGACGCCGGCAACGGCTACGAGGTCGGGTACGCGTCGACGGTGGCGCCCGACGTCCAGGTCGCACCCGCCACCGTCACGGCGCCCGTCGCGCTGTCGGTGCTGGCGAGCGAGTACTCCGGGCGCCGGGTGGCGTTCGTCGAGGTGCGCGTCGGCGACGACGCCCCCGTCCGCTGGGAGGAGGCGCGGGACCTGTTCTTCGGCACGGACGGCGGCGACGGCGGGTTCCTGGCGACCGCCGGGATGCCGGTGGGCGTCGAGGTGGACGGCTGGGGCTACGTGGACGCGTTCTTCCCGGGAGGTGAGTCGTCCTCCGGCGTCGTGTGCCTGCAGCGGCGCACGAGCGCCGACGGCCCCGTCGACGGCGTCCTGTTCACCCCGGGGTGGGGCGACGGCGGCTACCCGGTGTACCTCGGGCGCGCGGACGACGGGACGGTGGTGAGCGTCGTGTGCTGGACCGGCATCACGCCGTGGGAGTGGAGCGGTCTGCCGGGGACGCCGCCGGACGAGGGCTGACCGCGGACCCGTCGTCCTGCCGCCGATCGGCCGTACGTCGTCCGAGCTCGTCCCGATGGTCCCTCCCCGTGCGCGGACCCGGGGAGGGCTGCCGTCGATCGTCGTCCCCCGCGGGGCGCAGCAGGCCCTGCCTCGTCCCCTGCGCGCCCTGCCGGAATCACCCGCTTCCTCACCCGCGTCCACTCTGTCCCCTGGACGCTCGACCGGATCACAGTGGGTGCACCCGGATGTCGACGACGAGGACGGCAGCCATGCGCCAGGTGTTCAACCCGCCCCCCAACTGGCCCTCGCCCCCGGAGGGCTGGAGCCCGCCCGCGGGCTGGTCGCCCGACCCCGGCTGGCCCGACCCGCCCGAGGGGTGGCAGCTGTGGCGCAGCGAGCCGGAGCCGCGTCGGCGGTGGCTGACGCCCCTCGTCGGTGCGGTCGCGCTGCTCGTCGGGATCGCCGTCGGCGCGGGTGGCTCACCCTCGCAGGCCGGCGAGCTCGACGAGG includes these proteins:
- a CDS encoding HNH endonuclease; its protein translation is MPYDISHYLDLSLPDAEAQWRSVLVREEVGPGENQVDYLPVETLLCAAGMVALGHVSYGSGLATKGPTPIPELARLFRRRRTSITSKMANLEGGRSRGGKSDQRLWEALRDDHGRLFELYRVVLAAARRTGVTPQQLPDFLELEHSDAFELLGQDEIDESAVEVAFRERLDQHREDGSERPSERQALARVRIDQHRFAKAVLINCGWACVFCGFTLEDASRPTLLRASHIKPWRSSDDRERRDVRNGVAACPTHDAAFDAGDLTLSDDLEVVTSVRVASSSNPAVRLMFNAPFLRPHIAMPGGYVPRLDYLHWHRERIFLS
- a CDS encoding DUF2075 domain-containing protein; this encodes MHALRRSAIELAAEVDAGPSIIEEHLARFLHHEGVGAANEGERRSWRSSLPVLANDLREAGLDGVHVLLEARLPLTSKRADVILAGVHPRTGRNSYVVLELKQWSSARAWPESSGLVDVPGAPYRPALHPALQVDGYVDYLRDFVRVLADDDEAVRGAAYLHNASEASVADLRRAESGARSPIFTGNRRGELHDWLRSRLSSESGARAADDLLTSQIAPSRQLLSVAAQEVREREHFVLLDEQRVAYELVLAEVRRAREANHKTAVVIAGGPGSGKSVIALSLLGELARQGRTVMHATGSRSFTQTLRQVAGKGSPRTRNLFAYFNSFMSAEKNGLDVLILDEAHRLRVTSVNRYTRKEVRAAARPQIEELFDAARVPVFLLDQFQVVRPGEMGSVPEIEQHAAARGLQVRHVDLNAQFRAGGSDAYLDWVLRLLGLRGEGAVAWYDEDRFSVEVVDTPEQLEERLQAQLDKGLNARMTAGYCWPWSDPRPDGTLVDDVVIGTWRRPWNLRGDRSVGGAPPSALWATGEGGFGQVGCVYTAQGFEYSWNGVILGPDLVWRDGQWVAQREHNKDPDFRSRKSVDDATFDRLVRHVYKVLLTRGMVGTVLYSVDDETREHLRSLVNPSAPASG
- a CDS encoding type II toxin-antitoxin system VapC family toxin, giving the protein MAHYLDTSALVKLVVEEPETDALRTWWRQHGTTPVACDLVRTELMRAVRRATPEAAVQAHAVLDALVLLQATPRVFDVAGRLEPATLRSLDAIHLAAALELGDELEGMVTYDERLAEAAEAYGVAVLAPR
- a CDS encoding type II toxin-antitoxin system Phd/YefM family antitoxin, yielding MASVGIRELKQNASAVVARVAAGETVTVTDRGRPAAQLTPIPASPLARLVKSGAARPARGDLAELPAPRPARAGQPSLSDTLADMRDDER
- a CDS encoding DUF4241 domain-containing protein; the encoded protein is MDVTPLPVVVPTFTACGTDPADDSRTNLRPRVLTPADAHVDPDRYGEIPVDGPLLVEDAGDLLLVDGRIDAGNGYEVGYASTVAPDVQVAPATVTAPVALSVLASEYSGRRVAFVEVRVGDDAPVRWEEARDLFFGTDGGDGGFLATAGMPVGVEVDGWGYVDAFFPGGESSSGVVCLQRRTSADGPVDGVLFTPGWGDGGYPVYLGRADDGTVVSVVCWTGITPWEWSGLPGTPPDEG